One part of the Methanocalculus alkaliphilus genome encodes these proteins:
- a CDS encoding formylmethanofuran dehydrogenase subunit C, with amino-acid sequence MKVTITLWDRDNPLIPVEAEMITPDAFFSGEEIIVAVGNRHIHLAEIADIHIEGEASSAAEVAIEIRGDSARFKRVGEMMTAGSITIEGDIGMHCGNFMSGGSIEILGSADGWLGREMKGGEIICHGDAGEYCGAGYRGGRKGMRGGSIEVVGSVGDFACEHIAGGEVIIRGNTGDYPCAEMKGGTVMILGDCSRVCANMSAGTCYVYGYADEMIPTFERIGCVDRDGLQLHHFKGDVANRGHGDLYVARYGYLS; translated from the coding sequence AACACCCGACGCCTTCTTCTCAGGAGAAGAGATCATCGTCGCTGTCGGAAACAGACATATCCATCTTGCCGAAATTGCAGATATCCATATTGAAGGGGAGGCCTCCTCGGCTGCGGAGGTTGCTATTGAGATACGGGGTGACTCCGCACGCTTCAAACGGGTCGGTGAGATGATGACCGCCGGCTCGATCACCATCGAGGGTGATATCGGGATGCATTGTGGCAATTTTATGTCCGGGGGGAGTATCGAGATCCTGGGATCTGCTGACGGGTGGCTCGGCCGTGAGATGAAGGGGGGCGAGATCATCTGCCATGGAGATGCGGGAGAGTATTGTGGTGCCGGATACCGTGGCGGCCGCAAGGGGATGAGAGGCGGATCGATCGAGGTGGTCGGATCGGTCGGAGACTTTGCATGCGAGCATATCGCCGGTGGTGAGGTGATCATCCGCGGGAATACCGGTGATTACCCGTGTGCTGAGATGAAAGGTGGCACGGTGATGATACTTGGCGACTGCAGCCGGGTATGCGCAAATATGTCAGCCGGTACATGCTATGTCTATGGATATGCGGATGAGATGATCCCGACCTTCGAGCGGATCGGCTGTGTCGATCGGGACGGCCTCCAGCTCCATCATTTTAAGGGAGATGTCGCCAACCGGGGCCATGGCGATCTCTATGTTGCCAGGTACGGGTATCTGAGCTGA
- a CDS encoding DUF1922 domain-containing protein codes for MYHVIRCPGCRSFTYIDHLQRWRLCPVCGEIISGARAPVYLEVQSYEEAEDLIGRLEEYLKRASRDELTDEEIARLRTTYARWVKAHIPT; via the coding sequence ATGTACCATGTAATCCGGTGTCCGGGGTGCCGGTCATTTACCTATATCGATCATCTTCAGCGGTGGCGGCTCTGCCCGGTCTGTGGCGAGATCATCAGCGGAGCACGGGCACCGGTCTACCTTGAGGTGCAGAGCTATGAAGAGGCTGAAGATCTCATCGGCAGGCTTGAAGAGTACCTGAAGAGGGCGAGCAGGGATGAGCTGACCGATGAGGAGATCGCCCGCCTTCGCACCACCTATGCCCGGTGGGTGAAGGCGCATATTCCAACCTGA
- a CDS encoding coenzyme F420-0:L-glutamate ligase gives MSVEVIGVEGLPIIQPGDNLARLICEAISVQDGDILCVASSVYSKSVGTIRHLSTVTPTDEAIRIGAITHEEPAFVQAVLDASEEIIIDAPFILSRLRSGHIGVRAGVDHSNVEDGIVILLPEDPMAAAASLRDEILATTGMTVRVILTDTCGRAFRRGQTGHAIGWSGMTAIRDFRGDHDLFGHELLITEEAVVDEIAGFANFMMGESNKGVPAVIFRNMETWKGHDMLYFKEKEDLIREALRECRENRLV, from the coding sequence ATGTCTGTCGAAGTCATCGGGGTTGAAGGACTCCCCATTATCCAGCCGGGGGACAATCTGGCCCGGCTCATCTGCGAAGCGATCAGCGTACAGGACGGCGACATCCTCTGTGTTGCAAGCTCTGTCTATTCCAAGTCGGTTGGCACTATACGGCATCTCTCAACCGTCACACCAACAGATGAGGCGATCAGGATCGGAGCGATCACCCATGAGGAGCCAGCATTTGTTCAGGCAGTCCTTGATGCATCCGAGGAGATCATCATCGATGCACCATTCATCCTCTCCCGACTTCGATCAGGCCATATCGGAGTGCGGGCGGGTGTTGACCATAGCAATGTCGAAGACGGGATCGTCATTCTTCTGCCAGAGGATCCGATGGCAGCCGCAGCATCACTGAGGGATGAGATCCTGGCAACGACCGGGATGACTGTACGCGTCATCCTCACCGACACCTGTGGGCGGGCATTCCGGCGGGGCCAGACCGGCCATGCCATAGGATGGAGCGGTATGACAGCAATACGCGACTTCCGTGGCGATCATGATCTCTTCGGGCATGAACTGCTCATCACCGAAGAAGCGGTCGTCGATGAGATAGCAGGATTTGCAAACTTCATGATGGGAGAGAGTAATAAAGGCGTTCCTGCCGTCATCTTCAGAAACATGGAAACCTGGAAGGGGCATGATATGCTCTACTTCAAGGAAAAAGAAGATCTCATCCGGGAGGCATTGAGAGAATGCCGGGAAAACAGGTTAGTATAG
- a CDS encoding preprotein translocase subunit Sec61beta, with protein MAKKKGGRMISSAGLVTYYDSEDRRAITINPKTVFAATIGIAVFIYILNLLY; from the coding sequence ATGGCAAAGAAGAAAGGCGGGAGAATGATTTCATCAGCAGGTCTTGTCACGTACTACGACAGCGAAGACCGACGAGCCATCACTATTAACCCAAAGACCGTTTTTGCGGCAACGATTGGCATTGCAGTATTCATCTATATCCTAAACCTCCTATACTAA